The proteins below come from a single Salvelinus alpinus chromosome 18, SLU_Salpinus.1, whole genome shotgun sequence genomic window:
- the ccdc62 gene encoding coiled-coil domain-containing protein 62, which produces MDQGSRRTFNPNGGSGHSSPHSYFVTPWDPWHSTPVKKKNVGASIEEPSLVSTSAQSEGQKMASQSARSPPSLSPTGSLYTQPPSLSLPLLQDRKPLGEMESATIQRQRRELQLLICELKDRDQELNTMAAAHHKQLTAWEQDRQRVLTLEQRCARLEDELQKRNEVIRAVTKRVHVVEAREKEGHRELNSTQQQLLELGKKQQYTSQHCHDLKEKNQSLNSTVMSLSAQLGSLQVRGEELSTMLRLKDKDVTEATNHIVDLSGRLREMEGSLKESHTREARVLREVEEHKRRYREARHENTRLKEELQQQVTEGSAQREDIIRLKQEGQLLRRELALSGEGESWKDELLGLSRSKQERTESELHCLRQVCENQQNDLQLLQLNLESTREALKQAEGQGPHGSQGDLTCVYLDSPSPSSRSRRSLGLANDSASPTTANERGVVNGNLGGLFAALDDEDQRSSTNNLQRLLAESRQMVASLERTTLQPLCPSQSPASNCDAIISLSIGQNSGNSSHGNHSRNCDRHNHSNPDHYPNQSSTYTTRPSQTSRLDGDTPPRNTQPFQRNEEPGGL; this is translated from the exons ATGGACCAAGGCAGTAGAAGAACATTCAATCCAAATGGAGGATCTGGACACTCATCACCACACAGctattttg TCACTCCATGGGATCCCTGGCACAGCACACCTGTGAAAAAG AAGAATGTGGGAGCTTCTATCGAGGAGCCTTCCCTAGTGTCCACCTCAGCTCAGAGTGAGGGACAGAAGatggccagccagtcagccagaagTCCCCCAAGCCTCAGTCCCACAGGAAGCCTCTACACCCaacccccctccctgtctctaccccTCCTACAGGACAGAAAG CCTCTTGGTGAGATGGAGAGTGCCACCATCCAAAGGCAGAGGCGGGAGCTGCAGTTGTTGATTTGTGAACTGAAAGACCGGGACCAGGAGCTCAACACCATGGCTGCTGCCCACCACAAGCAGCTCACTGCCTGGGAACAAGACCGCCAGAGAGTCCTGACCCTGGAGCAGAGGTGTGCTCGcctggagg ATGAGCTTCAGAAGCGTAATGAGGTGATCAGAGCTGTAACTAAGAGGGTTCATGTCGTGGAGGCCCGGGAGAAGGAAGGCCACAGGGAGCTCAACTCTACCCAGCAACAGCTGCTTGAGCTGGGGAAGAAACAGCAGTACACCAGCCAACACTGTCACGACCTgaag GAGAAGAACCAAAGTCTGAACTCCACAGTGATGTCTCTGTCAGCCCAGCTGGGCTCTCTGCAAGTCAGAGGGGAGGAGCTCAGCACCATGCTCAGACTCAAG GACAAGGATGTGACGGAGGCAACCAATCACATCGTAGATCTGTCTGGGCGTCTGCGGGAGATGGAGGGGTCGCTGAAGGAGAGTCACACACGGGAGGCCAGGGTGCTCAGGGAGGTCGAGGAGCACAAACGGCGATACAGAGAGGCCCGGCACGAGAACACACGGCTCAAAG AGGAGTTACAGCAGCAGGTGACAGAGGGCAGTGCCCAGAGAGAGGACATCATCCGTCTGAAACAGGAAGGACAGCTGCTGcgcagggagctggctctctcgg GTGAGGGGGAGAGCTGGAAGGATGAGCTGCTGGGATTGTCTCGTTCCAAGCAGGAGCGCACAGAGTCGGAGCTGCACTGTCTACGCCAG GTGTGTGAGAACCAGCAGAATGACCTGCAGCTGCTTCAGTTGAACCTGGAGAgcacccgggaggccctgaaaCAGGCTGAGGGACAGGGGCCACATGGGAG CCAAGGTGATCTCACCTGTGTGTACCTGGATAGCCCCTCCCCTTCCTCACGGAGTAGGAGGAGCCTCGGTCTTGCGAATGACTCCGCCTCTCCAACAACCGCCAATGAACGAGGTGTTGTCAACGGCAACCTGGGAGGCCTTTTTGCAGCTTTAGACGAT GAGGACCAGCGTTCCTCCACCAATAATCTACAAAGGCTGCTAGCTGAGTCTCGTCAGATGGTGGCTAGCCTGGAACGCACAACCCTACAACCTTTATGCCCCTCCCAGAGCCCGGCCTCTAACTGTGACGCTATCATCAGCCTCAGCATCGGCCAAAACAGTGGCAACAGTAGCCATGGAAACCACAGTCGTAACTGTGACAGACATAATCACAGCAATCCCGATCACTACCCCAACCAGAGCTCCACCTACACCACAAGACCCAGTCAAACAAGCCGG CTGGATGGTGATACTCCACCCAGGAACACTCAGCCCTTCCAGAGGAACGAGGAACCTGGGGGGCTATAG